From the Corythoichthys intestinalis isolate RoL2023-P3 chromosome 13, ASM3026506v1, whole genome shotgun sequence genome, one window contains:
- the LOC130928601 gene encoding ADP-ribosylation factor-like protein 8 produces the protein MLALINRLLDWFKSLFWKEEMELTLVCLQYSGKTTFVNVIASDETLIGVMVDEMKRLLRKLMSKFVQMDVIRKAEDILHVDYRNKENWHDTGNIAVSHDARQYMEQVEDYL, from the exons atgctggcactaataaaccggcttttagactggttcaagtctttattttggaaggaagagatggagctgaccctggtctgcctccagtattcgggaaaaacgacgttcgtcaacgtaattgcc tctgacgaaaccctaattggagtgatggttgatgagatgaagaggctgctgaggaagctgatgtccaaatttgtgcaaatggatgtgatcaggaaagctgaggatatcctacatgttgattacaggaacaaggagaactggcatgacacaggcaacatagcagtatcacatgatgccagacaatacatggagcaagttgaagactatctctga